CTCAGGCAGTTCGAGACCGACCTCGGGACGATCAACGCGAACCTCCCCGCCGACTGGAACCCGGTCTCGGGGCTCACGCTCGTCGGGAAGGCGGACGTCTGTCCCTACAGCCGGGAGAACGCGGGCGGCATCAGCGGGGAAAACGTCTACGACCGGTGTGAGACGCTGCGCGAGAGGACGCGCACGCTCGTCGGCGACGGCGGCGAGACGAGCGCGAGCGCGCTGGCGGCCGAGGCGAGAAGCCAGCAGGTCGGGCTGGCCGACAGCGGGGGCTCGGGGGGAGAGTTCCTCGAGACCGCGGGCGAGCCCACGCCGTATCCCCCCGAGATGCCCGACCACGACGAGGTGGAGTACTGCCCCTTCTACGCGGGGTACCTCGACGACCTGCCCGAGGACGGCGACGCGATCGAGGCGGTCCCGTTCGACCTCACCGAGCAGGGCCACCTCACACCCGAAGAACTCGTCGGGCTGTCGGCCTCCTACGGGACCTGTCCCCACTCGATGATGGGCGCGCTCATCCCCGAGGTAGAGGTCGTCGTGGGCAACTACTACCACGCGTTCGACCCCCTCACCACGGGTTCCTTTACCGGCGCGCTGCTCGACGACTCCACGTTTCTGGTCTGCGACGAGGCCCACATGCTCGAACCGCGGGTTCGGGACCTGGTCAGCGACGGCGTGGCAGGGACGACCCTCCGGGACGCGGAGACCGAGCTCACGCGCGTGATCCAGGCCGTCGAGCTGGGCGCCTCCTCGGAGGGGGCGACTGCCGATGCCCGACTCGTCCGCGAGGAACTCGCAGAGAGCGACGTCACGCTCGAAGAGTGCAAGGAGCTACGGGCGTTTCTCGCCGACCTCCGCGAGGAGATCGACCGGCGGGTCGAAGCGCACCTCGACCGCGAACACGGGGGCTGGAAGGCCGATCTCACCTCGCTGTCGGACGACGAGATCCCGCTTCGGGATCCAGAGGAGCCGGGACCGGACGCGATCTCCGAGTGGGCCGAGAGCGAGGGATACGACGGCGGGACGTGGGTGCGCGCGCGGTCGGTCGGTGCGATCGTCGAGCGGATCCTCGATACCACGGAGGACGAGGACGGCCAGGCGCAGAGCGCCTCGGGGAGCCCGAGCGAGCACTCTGGAGGGAGTTCGCGGGCGGCCCCGGCGGTCGGCCGGCTGCTGGGGAACTGGTACCGGGCCGATCACGAGACGTACTTCCGGGAGATCGAGTTGGAGCGGACGTGGAACGAACTCGAACCCGAGGGGTCGTGGCAGCGGGCCTACACCGCCCGGCTGGCGCTGTTCA
The DNA window shown above is from Halalkalicoccus sp. NIPERK01 and carries:
- a CDS encoding ATP-dependent DNA helicase yields the protein MPAWHDVFGHEEPYDSQAEGIETAIETAEDRGFTVLEGACGTGKTMLALTAGIDRVRDPDSDYERVLVLTSVKQQLRQFETDLGTINANLPADWNPVSGLTLVGKADVCPYSRENAGGISGENVYDRCETLRERTRTLVGDGGETSASALAAEARSQQVGLADSGGSGGEFLETAGEPTPYPPEMPDHDEVEYCPFYAGYLDDLPEDGDAIEAVPFDLTEQGHLTPEELVGLSASYGTCPHSMMGALIPEVEVVVGNYYHAFDPLTTGSFTGALLDDSTFLVCDEAHMLEPRVRDLVSDGVAGTTLRDAETELTRVIQAVELGASSEGATADARLVREELAESDVTLEECKELRAFLADLREEIDRRVEAHLDREHGGWKADLTSLSDDEIPLRDPEEPGPDAISEWAESEGYDGGTWVRARSVGAIVERILDTTEDEDGQAQSASGSPSEHSGGSSRAAPAVGRLLGNWYRADHETYFREIELERTWNELEPEGSWQRAYTARLALFNCVPGDVIGDRLAEFGGGVLMSATLEPIDVFREVTGLDHLGEDRPVVERTVPLEFPAENRASFAVDAPKFTYGNRGHPDEENAVRRLYGDLLAEVADSPGNVLVGMPNYAEATWAASHLESRVEKPVLLDESSADGETEDLKHAFFAGEDKVLVTSLRGTLTEGVDYSGDRLSAAVVCGVPIINTASPRTKAVRTAYDRAFRDVPEGTSGDQVGASASARGFEYALTVPAVRKARQAIGRVIRGPEEVGVRVLLDARYARESWDGVREHFPESEREEFQPVSSDMLAFGLERFWKRH